One genomic region from Heterodontus francisci isolate sHetFra1 chromosome 39, sHetFra1.hap1, whole genome shotgun sequence encodes:
- the LOC137352870 gene encoding ETS domain-containing transcription factor ERF-like: SFTGAAVPQSAPPVPTGSSHFRFPPSTPSDVLSPSEELRSPAAYSAVARRMGRGSVSDCSDGTSVNSEIEEGLADERRGADLNGFRGGGGGGPPHGIFRIYPRHRVHPEPLSPFPVSPMATGGPLLAPPLSPALSVTPTHLSYTPSPSLSPMYPGASHFSFNPDDMKRYLQAHTQSVYNYHLSPRAFLHYPNIVVPQPQRPDNKPHHHHHPPLTPLPLPPLPPEEPPSFKFKLQPPPPGRKNREKARPVAQEAEEAPGCSGPLPQIKVEPISDAEEEEEEDVTVEVTDISEDEGDGEVFKTPTAVEAPAPPLPPPPASAPPGLSREVARPDARCIPLKLRFKRRWSEDQRLEAAAEEMDDKKPRAEEPTGCPGTARRESTDLQQATAELSLENKES, from the coding sequence tcattcacaggTGCTGCCGTCCCACAGAGTGCTCCCCCAGTCCCTACTGGCTCCTCCCACTTCCGCTTCCCTCCCTCGACCCCCTCCGACGTCCTGTCCCCCTCTGAGGAGCTGCGCTCTCCGGCTGCCTACTCGGCCGTGGCCCGCCGGATGGGCCGAGGCTCGGTCAGCGACTGCAGCGATGGCACCTCCGTCAACTCGGAGATTGAGGAGGGGCTGGCGGACGAGCGGCGGGGGGCTGATCTCAATGGCTTCCGGGGCGGTGGGGGCGGTGGGCCGCCCCACGGGATCTTCCGCATCTATCCCCGGCACCGGGTGCACCCGGAGCCGCTCAGCCCCTTCCCAGTGTCGCCCATGGCGACGGGAGGCCCGCTCCTGGcgccccctctctcgcccgccctGTCCGTCACGCCCACCCACCTGAGCTATACCCCTTCGCCCAGCCTGAGCCCAATGTACCCCGGGGCCAGCCATTTCTCCTTCAACCCCGATGACATGAAGCGCTACCTGCAGGCGCACACCCAGAGCGTCTACAACTACCACCTCAGCCCTCGGGCCTTCCTGCATTACCCCAACATCGTGGTGCCCCAACCCCAGCGGCCTGACAACAAGCCCcatcaccaccaccatccccccctgACCCCCTTGCCGCTGCCCCCCTTGCCCCCCGAGGAGCCGCCCTCCTTCAAGTTCAAGCTTCAGCCCCCGCCCCCGGGCCGCAAGAACCGCGAGAAGGCCCGGCCTGTTGCTCAGGAGGCGGAGGAGGCCCCAGGCTGCAGTGGGCCCCTGCCTCAGATTAAGGTGGAGCCCATCTCGgacgcagaggaggaggaggaggaggatgtgaCAGTGGAGGTTACGGATATCAGCGAGGACGAGGGGGACGGCGAGGTGTTCAAGACCCCCACGGCCGTCGAGGCCCCtgcgccccctctcccgccccctccggCCTCCGCCCCGCCCGGTCTCTCCAGGGAGGTGGCACGGCCGGACGCCCGCTGCATCCCCCTGAAGCTGCGCTTCAAGAGGCGGTGGAGTGAGGACCAGCGCCTGGAGGCAGCGGCCGAGGAGATGGACGATAAGAAGCCGCGGGCCGAGGAGCCGACCGGGTGTCCCGGGACCGCCCGCCGGGAGAGCACCGACCTCCAGCAGGCCACTGCCGAACTCTCGCTGGAGAACAAGGAGTCgtga